ATTCTGGTGCTCGCATCGGTGCGGTGGACTGGGAGTTGGGAACGAACGGCAGTCAGTCTGCGTCGGAGTTACTGGGCACCTCCCCTCGCCCGGTCGAGGAGCCCGAGGACTGCCCAGGCTGCCGGAAGGCTGAGGGCATCTCGGAAGAGGAGCCGCTCACCCTGGCCAACCCTTCGAACAGCTTGGACCTGATTAAAGGTGTTGAGGGAAGTGGAGAGACCTTCGGCCTCATGAGAGGGACCACCATGCTGAAAGGGAACCAGGATGCCAAGCTGGTCAGCTTTGAAGAGGCCACCGACCTCCCGGCCCAGGGCATGGAAGGAAGCACTGACTATGCACAGGTGGACCTGGAGATGCATCTGTGGTCTGAGCTGAGCACCATCCCTGCCTATCTCCCCCTTACAACAAGTGAGCCTTCCGATCTACCCACAGATTATGATGCCACAGTTGGCACTTCTGATAAATTTGCCACGCTTGAAGATCTAGATGTGTCTATTACGTCATTCAACATGGACTCCACAAAAGAGTTTTTGCCAGGACTTCCTGCCCTGACTCCTTCACCTGATGGTGGCGTTTCTGGCGTTGAACTGGCCACATTACATTATTGGGATGAAATGGCCAGTGAGAAGGAACTTCGACTGACCACAGTCTCTCCCAAGGTACAGACCATGCTAGTGAGGGAGGAAGACGTCACCAGGCAAACGGCGTCCAACCTGGACTTCATTTCAGAATCCTACCTCACTGTCTTCACTGACACCTCTGACTCGGAGACCAGACAAGACATTAGTCTGTCTCCACTTTTCTTTGGCGAAGGCAGGAAGGAGTGCCAACTGGGGTATCTGAAGCAGAATAAGTCCTGCAAGTCCATCTGCGACATGGCCCCAAATTACTGCTACAATGGCGGGCAATGCTACGTCATGGAAAATGTTGGAGCTATCTGCAGGTGAGTGCCAACTTGTTTCTGCGGTAAGTTTTGTAATGCAAACCCGATCGAAACCCAAAGCAAGACTCGTATCGCATGGCATGGATCATCA
This genomic stretch from Amblyraja radiata isolate CabotCenter1 chromosome 4, sAmbRad1.1.pri, whole genome shotgun sequence harbors:
- the cspg5 gene encoding chondroitin sulfate proteoglycan 5 isoform X1, with the translated sequence MRIEEALGRRRAAGSRADCGQRSTGMARTEDPGLRPGLALLACAFSIQFLAAAVTGSDVSVSPSPAEETTSAALVAQSSPVPTGSPTPEAQTVVQHVPHLKDLLNASTVPSTSAWPTPGEPQTPMGGLQARSVEGQAHGEEQDSGARIGAVDWELGTNGSQSASELLGTSPRPVEEPEDCPGCRKAEGISEEEPLTLANPSNSLDLIKGVEGSGETFGLMRGTTMLKGNQDAKLVSFEEATDLPAQGMEGSTDYAQVDLEMHLWSELSTIPAYLPLTTSEPSDLPTDYDATVGTSDKFATLEDLDVSITSFNMDSTKEFLPGLPALTPSPDGGVSGVELATLHYWDEMASEKELRLTTVSPKVQTMLVREEDVTRQTASNLDFISESYLTVFTDTSDSETRQDISLSPLFFGEGRKECQLGYLKQNKSCKSICDMAPNYCYNGGQCYVMENVGAICRCNAQDYIWHKGIRCEFIITEFQVMCIAIGSSAAVILLLFMLTVFFAKKVYSLKTENKKLRKRSKYRPQLEQHNDNFSLSTIAEGSQANVRELCTTSSNLLPHARALAYYDGIICQDDVNGQNKIHESVKTCPKDDESLNVQNNWTPKHDNKDSANAEVNSLQNNMI
- the cspg5 gene encoding chondroitin sulfate proteoglycan 5 isoform X3, which translates into the protein MRIEEALGRRRAAGSRADCGQRSTGMARTEDPGLRPGLALLACAFSIQFLAAAVTGSDVSVSPSPAEETTSAALVAQSSPVPTGSPTPEAQTVVQHVPHLKDLLNASTVPSTSAWPTPGEPQTPMGGLQARSVEGQAHGEEQDSGARIGAVDWELGTNGSQSASELLGTSPRPVEEPEDCPGCRKAEGISEEEPLTLANPSNSLDLIKGVEGSGETFGLMRGTTMLKGNQDAKLVSFEEATDLPAQGMEGSTDYAQVDLEMHLWSELSTIPAYLPLTTSEPSDLPTDYDATVGTSDKFATLEDLDVSITSFNMDSTKEFLPGLPALTPSPDGGVSGVELATLHYWDEMASEKELRLTTVSPKVQTMLVREEDVTRQTASNLDFISESYLTVFTDTSDSETRQDISLSPLFFGEGRKECQLGYLKQNKSCKSICDMAPNYCYNGGQCYVMENVGAICRCNAQDYIWHKGIRCEFIITEFQVMCIAIGSSAAVILLLFMLTVFFAKKVYSLKTENKKLRKRRHDFLSMTSSSYMTPETLWLRSPTYKQIQASAGTTQ
- the cspg5 gene encoding chondroitin sulfate proteoglycan 5 isoform X2, with protein sequence MRIEEALGRRRAAGSRADCGQRSTGMARTEDPGLRPGLALLACAFSIQFLAAAVTGSDVSVSPSPAEETTSAALVAQSSPVPTGSPTPEAQTVVQHVPHLKDLLNASTVPSTSAWPTPGEPQTPMGGLQARSVEGQAHGEEQDSGARIGAVDWELGTNGSQSASELLGTSPRPVEEPEDCPGCRKAEGISEEEPLTLANPSNSLDLIKGVEGSGETFGLMRGTTMLKGNQDAKLVSFEEATDLPAQGMEGSTDYAQVDLEMHLWSELSTIPAYLPLTTSEPSDLPTDYDATVGTSDKFATLEDLDVSITSFNMDSTKEFLPGLPALTPSPDGGVSGVELATLHYWDEMASEKELRLTTVSPKVQTMLVREEDVTRQTASNLDFISESYLTVFTDTSDSETRQDISLSPLFFGEGRKECQLGYLKQNKSCKSICDMAPNYCYNGGQCYVMENVGAICRCNAQDYIWHKGIRCEFIITEFQVMCIAIGSSAAVILLLFMLTVFFAKKVYSLKTENKKLRKRSKYRPQLEQHNDNFSLSTIAEGSQANDDVNGQNKIHESVKTCPKDDESLNVQNNWTPKHDNKDSANAEVNSLQNNMI